From one Mesoplodon densirostris isolate mMesDen1 chromosome 19, mMesDen1 primary haplotype, whole genome shotgun sequence genomic stretch:
- the AKTIP gene encoding AKT-interacting protein isoform X1, whose protein sequence is MNPFWSMSTSSVRKRSDGEEKTLTGDVKTSPPRTAPKKQLPSIPKNALPITKPSSPAPATQSANGTHASYGPFYLEYSLLAEFTLVVKQKLPGVYVQPSYRSALMWFGVIFIRHGLYQDGVFKFTVYIPDNYPDGDCPRLVFDIPVFHPLVDPTSGELDVKRAFAKWRRNHNHIWQVLMYARRVFYKIDTASPLNPEAAVLYEKDIQLFKSKVVDSVKVCTAHLFDQPKIEDPYAISFSPWNPSVHDEAREKMLTQKKKPEEQHNKSVHVAGLSWVKPGSVQPFSKEEKTVAT, encoded by the exons ATGAACCCTTTCTGGAGCATGTCTACAAGCTCTGTACGCAAA CGATCTGATGGTGAAGAAAAGACATTAACAGGGGATGTGAAAACCAGTCCTCCACGCACTGCTCCAAAGAAACAGCTGCCTTCTATTCCCAAAAATGCTTTGCCCATAACTAAGCCTTCATCTCCTGCCCCGGCAACACAGTCAGCAAATGGCACGCATGCTTCTTACGGACCTTTCTACCTGGAATACTCCCTTCTTGCGGAATT TACCTTGGTTGTGAAGCAGAAGTTACCTGGTGTCTATGTGCAGCCATCTTATCGATCTGCATTAA TGTGGTTTGGAGTAATATTCATACGGCATGGACTTTATCAAGATGGTGTATTTAAGTTTACAGTTTACATCCCCGATAACTACCCAGATGGTGACTGTCCA CGTTTGGTGTTTGATATTCCCGTCTTTCACCCGCTAGTTGATCCCACCTCAGGTGAACTGGATGTGAAGAGAGCATTTGCAAAATGGAG GCGGAACCATAATCATATTTGGCAAGTATTGATGTATGCAAGGAGAGTTTTCTACAAGATCGATACAGCAAGCCCCCTGAACCCAGAGGCTGCAGTTCT GTACGAAAAAgatattcagctttttaaaagtaaagtggTTGACAGTGTTAAGGTGTGCACTGCTCATTTGTTTGACCAACCTAAAATAGAAGACCCCTATGCAATTAG cTTTTCTCCATGGAATCCTTCTGTACATGATGAAGCCAGAGAGAAGATGCTAACTCAGAAA AAGAAGCCTGaagaacagcacaataaaagtgTTCACGTTGCTGGCCTGTCATGGGTAAAGCCTGGCTCAGTACAACCTTTCAGTAAAGAAGAGAAAACGGTAGCAACTTAA
- the AKTIP gene encoding AKT-interacting protein isoform X2: MNPFWSMSTSSVRKRSDGEEKTLTGDVKTSPPRTAPKKQLPSIPKNALPITKPSSPAPATQSANGTHASYGPFYLEYSLLAEFTLVVKQKLPGVYVQPSYRSALMWFGVIFIRHGLYQDGVFKFTVYIPDNYPDGDCPRLVFDIPVFHPLVDPTSGELDVKRAFAKWRRNHNHIWQVLMYARRVFYKIDTASPLNPEAAVLYEKDIQLFKSKVVDSVKVCTAHLFDQPKIEDPYAISFSPWNPSVHDEAREKMLTQKKPEEQHNKSVHVAGLSWVKPGSVQPFSKEEKTVAT, translated from the exons ATGAACCCTTTCTGGAGCATGTCTACAAGCTCTGTACGCAAA CGATCTGATGGTGAAGAAAAGACATTAACAGGGGATGTGAAAACCAGTCCTCCACGCACTGCTCCAAAGAAACAGCTGCCTTCTATTCCCAAAAATGCTTTGCCCATAACTAAGCCTTCATCTCCTGCCCCGGCAACACAGTCAGCAAATGGCACGCATGCTTCTTACGGACCTTTCTACCTGGAATACTCCCTTCTTGCGGAATT TACCTTGGTTGTGAAGCAGAAGTTACCTGGTGTCTATGTGCAGCCATCTTATCGATCTGCATTAA TGTGGTTTGGAGTAATATTCATACGGCATGGACTTTATCAAGATGGTGTATTTAAGTTTACAGTTTACATCCCCGATAACTACCCAGATGGTGACTGTCCA CGTTTGGTGTTTGATATTCCCGTCTTTCACCCGCTAGTTGATCCCACCTCAGGTGAACTGGATGTGAAGAGAGCATTTGCAAAATGGAG GCGGAACCATAATCATATTTGGCAAGTATTGATGTATGCAAGGAGAGTTTTCTACAAGATCGATACAGCAAGCCCCCTGAACCCAGAGGCTGCAGTTCT GTACGAAAAAgatattcagctttttaaaagtaaagtggTTGACAGTGTTAAGGTGTGCACTGCTCATTTGTTTGACCAACCTAAAATAGAAGACCCCTATGCAATTAG cTTTTCTCCATGGAATCCTTCTGTACATGATGAAGCCAGAGAGAAGATGCTAACTCAGAAA AAGCCTGaagaacagcacaataaaagtgTTCACGTTGCTGGCCTGTCATGGGTAAAGCCTGGCTCAGTACAACCTTTCAGTAAAGAAGAGAAAACGGTAGCAACTTAA